One window of Mangrovibacterium diazotrophicum genomic DNA carries:
- a CDS encoding UvrD-helicase domain-containing protein — MSQLQIYKASAGSGKTFRLAVEYLKIALSGDWNYKNILAVTFTNKATTEMKERVIEELYKLGKGEQSAYLDVLQNEMGLAAPEIVVRAQNALKHLLHDYSRFSISTIDSFFQRVIKAFNRELGINTAYQVDLEDDRILDEAVDQLLLSIDDDPDLLSWLKQFAEDKIREGGGWSLKGDILSLGRQIYNETFRQLSPVLNEKLSDKKFIRRYRKELRQIIVNFGDTLKALGEQGVEIMRQGGVSVDDFKYKKSGAASAFDKMTRNEFEPGKRVLDVVEDVAALHDKKASAHVINIAHQLQPLLAEAVTFHTENISNYNTAGLIVDQLYTLGILVDLQETVRKLTREKGVILISESGNLLKQIIDESDTPFIYEKTGVYYKHFMIDEFQDTSGLQWGNFRPLVGNSLAENNLGMLVGDVKQAIYRWRNGDWNLLATEVGQAFPANGAEEKALTQNWRSSGTVIRFNNRVFQVVPQLMQTHFSGQVQEAGIPDDLFGDAILKIYQEGLQEIGREKTIDAGYIHMRFLEKKKSGEEPTNEEQVLEELVEAIKAAQDRGVVARDMAILVRTKAEAKVIADCLLTEKATGEGHYNFNVLSGESLYVKNAASVSFLVSMLRLLKDPDDELSLSFANYQYYATIDPVLRDMNKQVDWAVEQEVAQLQMDFAPRYEPELTERFEDYRNKDNKLFEFLKSGYFNNHLAAQNLQEVIFSLSNRFCLFDFNDELAYLQAFIDHVSNYMKNRSADLAGFLDWWDEQGQRKTIAVSEELDAIRIQTIHKAKGLEYDCVFIPFCDWSLGISGQHAPMLWCRPAVAPFNQLELVPVKYGKSMGMSHFFREYFSEIRNNYIDNLNMLYVAFTRAKTALYTWSEYGKSLGTVGDLLKMCVNLEEGFSFNGREDICSPLTSHFDEEKQLLEIGALTASEAKVAKENRALTLDAFKFKDFSAYLRLRKNHENFFEPGDSYDKKINRGRLVHEVLSRIETADQLEQACDELVFKGMMNEEEADEMTEQLATLLEDPEVSSWFDGSYRVLNEHNIITGVGYMGVKRPDRIMLSHDEVIVVDYKSGEHESEKYVKQVSEYIEAIEKCGYPNVKGFIWYTRMNKRVRV, encoded by the coding sequence ATGTCTCAACTTCAAATTTACAAAGCTTCTGCCGGCTCCGGGAAAACATTCCGACTGGCTGTTGAATACCTGAAAATCGCGCTTTCCGGCGATTGGAATTACAAAAACATCCTGGCGGTGACCTTTACCAACAAGGCGACAACGGAAATGAAGGAGCGGGTAATTGAGGAGTTGTACAAGCTGGGAAAAGGCGAGCAATCGGCTTACCTGGACGTGCTGCAAAACGAAATGGGACTGGCAGCTCCGGAGATTGTTGTTCGGGCGCAGAATGCGCTGAAGCACTTGTTGCACGACTATTCGCGCTTTTCTATCAGTACCATCGACAGTTTCTTTCAGCGAGTGATTAAAGCTTTTAATCGTGAGCTGGGCATCAACACGGCTTACCAGGTTGATTTGGAAGACGACCGCATTCTGGATGAAGCTGTAGACCAGTTGTTGCTGTCGATTGATGATGATCCTGATTTGCTGTCGTGGCTGAAACAGTTTGCCGAAGACAAGATCCGCGAAGGGGGAGGCTGGAGCCTGAAAGGAGACATTCTATCATTGGGACGACAGATTTACAATGAGACCTTTCGTCAGTTGAGCCCGGTACTGAATGAAAAACTCAGCGACAAAAAATTCATTCGTCGTTACCGAAAGGAGTTGCGTCAGATCATCGTGAACTTTGGAGACACACTAAAGGCGCTCGGTGAGCAAGGCGTTGAGATCATGCGGCAGGGCGGTGTTTCGGTTGACGATTTTAAATACAAAAAATCGGGCGCTGCATCAGCTTTCGATAAAATGACCCGCAACGAATTTGAGCCCGGCAAACGGGTGCTCGATGTGGTGGAAGACGTGGCGGCGCTGCACGACAAGAAAGCTTCGGCTCATGTCATCAATATTGCCCATCAGTTGCAGCCGCTTTTGGCGGAAGCAGTGACTTTTCACACCGAAAACATTTCGAATTACAATACAGCCGGCTTGATTGTCGATCAACTTTACACCCTGGGGATTTTGGTCGATTTGCAGGAAACCGTGCGCAAGCTGACCCGCGAAAAAGGCGTGATCCTGATTTCGGAATCGGGAAACCTGCTGAAGCAGATCATCGACGAGTCGGACACACCTTTTATTTACGAGAAAACCGGTGTGTACTACAAACATTTCATGATCGACGAGTTTCAGGATACCTCGGGTTTGCAGTGGGGCAACTTTCGCCCGCTGGTGGGCAACTCGCTGGCCGAAAACAACCTCGGCATGTTGGTAGGCGACGTGAAACAAGCAATCTATCGCTGGCGTAACGGCGACTGGAATCTGCTGGCCACGGAAGTGGGACAGGCGTTCCCCGCGAATGGCGCGGAGGAAAAGGCTTTGACGCAAAACTGGCGTAGTTCGGGAACAGTGATTCGTTTCAACAACCGGGTGTTTCAGGTGGTGCCGCAGCTGATGCAAACACATTTCTCAGGCCAGGTGCAGGAGGCAGGCATTCCCGACGATTTGTTTGGCGATGCCATTCTGAAAATCTACCAGGAAGGTTTACAGGAAATTGGTCGCGAGAAGACGATTGACGCCGGCTACATTCACATGCGTTTTCTTGAAAAGAAGAAAAGCGGCGAAGAGCCTACCAACGAAGAGCAGGTGCTCGAAGAACTGGTTGAAGCCATTAAAGCGGCACAGGACCGGGGAGTGGTTGCCCGCGATATGGCTATTTTGGTGCGTACCAAGGCCGAAGCGAAAGTCATTGCCGATTGCCTGTTGACCGAGAAAGCGACAGGCGAAGGACACTACAATTTCAATGTGTTGTCGGGCGAAAGTTTGTATGTGAAAAATGCGGCTTCGGTATCATTTCTCGTGTCGATGTTGCGCCTGTTGAAAGACCCGGACGACGAGCTGTCGCTGTCGTTTGCCAATTACCAGTATTACGCTACCATCGACCCGGTGTTGCGAGACATGAACAAACAGGTGGATTGGGCAGTGGAGCAGGAGGTTGCCCAATTGCAAATGGACTTTGCACCGCGTTACGAGCCGGAGTTGACCGAACGTTTTGAAGATTATCGAAATAAAGATAACAAGCTGTTTGAGTTCCTGAAGAGTGGTTATTTCAACAACCACCTGGCAGCACAGAATCTGCAGGAAGTGATTTTCAGCCTGAGCAACCGTTTCTGCTTGTTCGACTTTAACGATGAACTGGCTTATTTGCAGGCCTTCATCGATCACGTGTCGAACTACATGAAAAACCGAAGTGCCGATTTGGCTGGTTTCCTCGACTGGTGGGACGAGCAGGGACAGCGCAAAACCATTGCTGTTTCCGAAGAGCTGGACGCGATTCGCATTCAAACCATCCACAAAGCCAAGGGGTTGGAGTACGATTGTGTGTTTATTCCTTTTTGCGATTGGTCGCTGGGTATTTCGGGCCAGCACGCACCTATGCTGTGGTGTCGCCCGGCTGTGGCTCCTTTTAACCAGTTGGAACTGGTGCCCGTGAAATACGGAAAGTCCATGGGGATGTCGCATTTCTTCCGCGAGTATTTCAGTGAGATTCGTAACAACTACATCGACAACCTAAACATGTTGTACGTGGCCTTCACTCGGGCGAAAACGGCACTGTACACCTGGTCGGAATACGGAAAAAGCCTCGGCACAGTCGGCGATTTGCTGAAGATGTGTGTCAATCTGGAGGAAGGCTTTTCGTTTAACGGGCGAGAAGATATTTGCAGCCCGCTAACCAGCCATTTCGACGAGGAAAAGCAACTGCTGGAAATTGGTGCGTTAACAGCCAGCGAAGCCAAAGTTGCAAAAGAGAACCGGGCATTAACGTTGGATGCTTTCAAGTTTAAAGATTTCAGCGCTTATCTGCGTTTGCGGAAGAATCACGAGAACTTCTTCGAGCCGGGTGATTCATATGATAAAAAGATCAATCGCGGACGCTTGGTACACGAGGTGCTGTCGCGTATTGAAACGGCCGATCAGCTGGAGCAGGCTTGCGACGAGCTTGTTTTTAAAGGGATGATGAACGAAGAGGAAGCCGATGAAATGACTGAACAATTGGCTACATTGCTCGAGGATCCGGAAGTGTCGTCGTGGTTTGATGGTTCGTACCGGGTGCTGAACGAGCACAACATCATTACTGGCGTGGGCTACATGGGCGTAAAACGCCCTGACCGGATTATGCTCTCGCACGACGAAGTAATTGTGGTAGACTACAAGTCGGGTGAGCACGAATCGGAAAAGTACGTGAAACAGGTAAGCGAGTACATCGAAGCCATTGAAAAATGTGGTTACCCGAATGTAAAAGGCTTTATCTGGTACACCCGGATGAATAAGCGGGTGAGGGTATAG
- a CDS encoding sensor histidine kinase produces the protein MILQILLVIAIILQVFAVGVAIKLIKETKYNFSWVLLTIGFLVMAVRLLVELLPYVSNFKSQELGEFMVWSGVIMSLTFATGVFFIQKIFKYMKRVEDSRRLTEKMFLNAIIQTEEKERKRFAKDLHDGLGPLLSTVKMSVSTLSQLEHDKSSKEIVNNTEMVINEAIKSLKEISDNLSPHVLNNFGLARAIRNFINKINATKALHIKLKSNLGDERFETNTEVVLYRVICELINNTIKHAKAKKIEIDLNIEEKNLTIVYKDDGKGFQMDKLLNQANNGGMGFSNIFSRINSLKGEIHVDSTPGKGTQVNIKVGTANE, from the coding sequence ATGATTCTCCAGATTCTATTGGTTATCGCGATCATTCTGCAGGTATTTGCCGTGGGGGTCGCCATTAAGCTGATTAAAGAAACCAAATACAACTTCTCGTGGGTGCTGCTCACCATCGGCTTCCTGGTAATGGCCGTCCGCCTGCTAGTGGAACTGCTGCCCTACGTGAGCAACTTCAAGTCGCAGGAACTGGGCGAGTTTATGGTTTGGTCGGGGGTGATCATGTCACTGACTTTCGCGACCGGGGTTTTCTTCATTCAGAAAATCTTCAAGTACATGAAACGGGTGGAAGATTCGCGGCGGTTAACGGAGAAAATGTTCCTGAATGCCATTATTCAAACGGAAGAGAAAGAACGGAAACGTTTTGCCAAAGACCTGCACGATGGTTTGGGTCCGCTGCTTTCGACCGTGAAAATGTCGGTTTCAACCCTGTCTCAACTAGAGCACGATAAAAGCTCGAAGGAGATTGTCAACAACACCGAAATGGTGATCAACGAAGCCATCAAATCGCTGAAAGAAATTTCGGACAACCTGAGTCCGCACGTGCTGAATAATTTCGGGCTGGCGCGGGCCATTCGCAACTTCATCAACAAAATAAACGCTACCAAAGCCCTTCATATCAAATTGAAATCGAATTTGGGTGACGAGCGTTTCGAGACCAATACCGAGGTGGTACTTTACCGTGTTATCTGTGAGTTAATCAACAACACCATCAAGCATGCGAAAGCGAAAAAGATTGAAATCGATTTGAACATCGAGGAAAAAAATCTTACCATTGTGTATAAAGACGACGGGAAAGGCTTCCAAATGGACAAACTCCTGAACCAGGCCAACAATGGCGGAATGGGATTCTCCAATATTTTCTCCAGAATCAACTCGCTGAAAGGGGAAATACACGTGGACAGCACCCCCGGAAAAGGAACCCAGGTAAATATTAAAGTAGGTACTGCAAATGAATGA